The genomic interval CCGTCGTCGGTGAGGCGGTAGACCTTGCGGGGGGCGCCGCCACGGTCGCTGGGCTGCCAGTCGCTTTCGATCCAGCCGGCTTTCACGAGGCGGTGCAGGGCCGGGTAGAGGCTGCCTTCGCGCAGGTCGAACAGTCCGCCGCTGCGGTCATTGACGTGCTTGAGAATATCCAGGCCGTAGCGGGGCTGCTCCTGGAGGGCGGCGAGCAGGGCGAGGTCAAGGGTGCCGGATTTCAGTGGATTCATGGGGGCCTCGGTGGGGCTGTGTCTTGCTCAGTAAGGTAGTAGGCCTCGATTACCTTGTCAAGCAAGAATGTTGCGGGTGGTGGCTCGCTCCTCCAGAAGCTTCGGTCGCTTCGGCCACCGTCCCCCACGCCCGGCCGCCCTACACTGAAGCGTGCGCGCCTCGCCCTGGCTTCCCGTCCTGCTGCTGCTCGCGCTGGCCGCCTACCTGCTGCCGGATCTGCGCCTGCCCCAGCCCCGCGTCACCGTGACGCCCGAGCCTCAACCCCAGGTGCAGCGCCCCGCCCTGCCCAACGACCTGCCCGCCGCCACCCGCACCCTGTTCGAGAAGGCGCGCCCCGCCACCGTCCGCGTCGAAACCGTGAACACCGAGCGCAACACCGGCGGCATCGGCACCGGGTTCTTCATCAGTGCCGGCGGGCAGGTGCTCACTGCTTACCACGTGGTCAGTGGCGGACAGCTGTTTCAGGTCAGCACGCTGTCCGGCCGCACCTACCCCGCGCAGGTCGTGGCCTTCGACGCGTCCGCCGACGTGGCCCTGCTGCAGGTCCGCGCCCGGTCCAGCTTCCCGCACCTGAACCTCACCTCCCGCGCTCCCCGCGTGGGGGAGACAGTGCTGGCCATTGGCAACAGCGGCGGCGACTTCCTGCAGCCCCGCCGGGGCCAGCTGCTGCGCCTGAACGCCGAGGCGGGCCGCGCAGATTTCCCGCAGGGCACGCTGGAGATGAACGCCCCCCTCGCCCCCGGTGACAGCGGCGGCCCCATCATTGACGGAAACGGGCAGGCCATCGGCGTGATCAGTTACATCAGCCTGGACGGCAGCGGCCAGAAGCGCCGCAGCTACGCCGTGCCGGTCGTGGAAGGCAACGACCTGCTCGCCGCCCTGCGCAGCGGCCAGAAACGTGACGTGCCGGTCGTGGGCCTGATCTTCGACGCGATTCACAGCGACCAGACCAACCCGCCCGGCGCGATCGTCAGTGAGGTCGCGCGCCGCAGCCCCGCCGAACGTGCCGGGCTGCGCGGCAGCACCTTCGACGAGACCGGCGCCCTCAGCGGGCTGGGCGACGTGATCCTGCGGGTGAACGGCGAGCGGACCCGCAACGCCGACGAGGTCATCACGGCCATCCGCCGCGCGAAAATCGGGGACAGCGTCACCCTCACCTACCTGCGCGGCGGGCAGGAACGGCAGGCGAAGATCACCCTGGTGCCGCGCGCGAGCGTCCCGGACCTTCAGGAATAAACCCACGCCCCCGGGAGGAACGAAGCGCGCCCCTGAACGGCCCTCCATGCGCCGCCCATCGGGGCTTCAGACCCGCGGCGCAGCATGGGCTCATGTCAAGAGCGTTCGTGAAAGAGGACGAGGGGGAACGCTGGACACCCCCCACCCGACCGGGCACGTACCGCGTGATCTGGACCGGCGACCCGGACGCCACCGAGGTCCTGAAGGAAACGGACGACCTGCTTGAGGCGCTGCGCTGGATGACCACCCGCAACCGCCGTGAATTTGAGCTGCGAGACGCGCACGGCGCGCTGCTCGCCACCGGCTGACCCTGCCCTGGGCGACAGCTGCGCGCCTACCAGGCGCCGTCCAGCGTGAGGCGCGCCGTGCCCGCCAGCACCTGACCAGGCACCAGCACGCGCAGGTCGACGCCCCCCACCCCACGCGCCGCCAGGTTGAAGGCGTCTGTGGCGTGCGACACCGGCTCCAGCGCGAGACTGCCGTCCGGTGCGGTGAACACCACCACGTGCGAATACACGTTGTCGGCCGTCAGGATCACAGCCCGGTCCCCCCAGTCCAGGCGGGCCGTGCCGTCCCAGGCGGTGTACGTGCGGTCCAGCTGCCGGTCCCCCAGCGGGGCAGGCACGCCGTAATCCTCGCCCGGCCCCACAGGCCGCGCCTCTCCCAGCGTGAGGTGCTGGTCATCCGTGTCGTACGTGAGTTCCGCCCCCAGGTGCAGGGCCGGGTCCACGCCATCGTGCACCCGCGCGAAGTACGGGTGCAGGCCCAGCCCGGCCGGCATGGGCGTGACGTCCGTGTTCAC from Deinococcus taeanensis carries:
- a CDS encoding PadR family transcriptional regulator, producing MNPLKSGTLDLALLAALQEQPRYGLDILKHVNDRSGGLFDLREGSLYPALHRLVKAGWIESDWQPSDRGGAPRKVYRLTDDGRAALHTKRQEWRTLRGALDALLLRRTA
- a CDS encoding S1C family serine protease → MRASPWLPVLLLLALAAYLLPDLRLPQPRVTVTPEPQPQVQRPALPNDLPAATRTLFEKARPATVRVETVNTERNTGGIGTGFFISAGGQVLTAYHVVSGGQLFQVSTLSGRTYPAQVVAFDASADVALLQVRARSSFPHLNLTSRAPRVGETVLAIGNSGGDFLQPRRGQLLRLNAEAGRADFPQGTLEMNAPLAPGDSGGPIIDGNGQAIGVISYISLDGSGQKRRSYAVPVVEGNDLLAALRSGQKRDVPVVGLIFDAIHSDQTNPPGAIVSEVARRSPAERAGLRGSTFDETGALSGLGDVILRVNGERTRNADEVITAIRRAKIGDSVTLTYLRGGQERQAKITLVPRASVPDLQE
- a CDS encoding aldose 1-epimerase gives rise to the protein MTLGVERISNGVLTLEVVPDLGASVLNLRAASGRPVLRPVALADVQTSSQCASFTLLPFSNRIRDARFVFGGREVLLRPNTKGGLAQHGDVRNRPWQVERVSGEHLRCSFNSRDFADMNWPWAFTAQVEYRLHGPHLDTTVTLVNTDVTPMPAGLGLHPYFARVHDGVDPALHLGAELTYDTDDQHLTLGEARPVGPGEDYGVPAPLGDRQLDRTYTAWDGTARLDWGDRAVILTADNVYSHVVVFTAPDGSLALEPVSHATDAFNLAARGVGGVDLRVLVPGQVLAGTARLTLDGAW